A stretch of DNA from Thalassospiraceae bacterium LMO-SO8:
CGGAGCGCCTGAAACTGTGGGATCGCGTGTTCGGCCGGTTCTTTCTCTGGGTCTGGGCCGCCGTGTTGATCCTGCCGGTATCCGGCTATGCCGTGATCGCCTTGCAATACGGGACCTGCGCCGCCGCCCCCATCCATGTTCATTGGATGCACGGTATCGGCTGGGTCATGAACGCGTTGTTCATCTATCTGTTCTTCGCCCCGTACCGCACCTTCCAGGGTGCCGTCGCGGCCCAGGACTGGCCGACGGGGGCCGCCAGCCTGAACGTCATCCGACGCATCGTCGCGATCAACCTGGTGCTCGGCCTGATCACGGCGGCCTTGGGGGCTTCGGGCCGCTACTGGGCCTGGGTGCCCGGCGGCTGACACGGCTCATGAAAAAGGCCGCCGGGGGGAATCCGGCGGCCCTGTTCATCGGTCAGGCGGCCGTGAGGGCGGCCGCCGCCTCCGAAATTACTTCTTCTTCGCAGGCGCCGCCGGCTTGGCGGCAGGCTTGCTGACGGCGGGTTTCGCGGCCGGCTTGGCGGCGGCGGAGGTCGCGGGTTTGGTGCGGGAAAACATGCTCATTTTCCTCAAAAATCGCCGGGATGCCCCGGCGCGGTGACCGGCTCATTGCCGGCAGGGGAATAAATACCTGATATCAACGGGCCGAAATAACGAATTCTTTTGCAGTTTAATATTCGTTATTTAGATATAAATGCCCGTCAGCCCAGTTCCCCCCGCACCATGGCCGCCCCGTCGACCATCGCTTTCAACTTGCCGAAGGCGACGTCGCGCGGCAGGTACTTCATGCCGCAGTCGGGGGCCGCGATCAGGCGTTCCGGCGCGATGTGTTTCAAGGCGCCGCGCAGGCGGTCGGCGATCATCTCCGGCGTCTCGACCTCTTCCGTGCCCAGGCTGAGCACCCCGAACAGGATCTTCTTGCTCGGCAGTTTTTCCAGGATCGCGGGATCGAGGTTGGGCTGCGCCGCTTCGATGGAGATCGCCCCTGCCGAGCACGCGTCCAACTGCGGCAGGAACGAATAGCCCACGGGCTTGTCCTTGACCACGTAGGCATAGCCGAAGCAGAGGTGCACCACGGTCTCCCCCTCGATGCCGTCCAGGGCCTGGTTGATGGCCGACACGCCGAATTTTTCCGCCTCTTCCGGATTGGCCTGCATGTAGGGCTCGTCGATCTGGATGACGTCGGCGCCGGCGGCCTTGAGATCGCGGATTTCTTCATTCACCGCCTTGGCGTAGGCCGAAATCAGGGCCGCCGTGTCGCCGTAGTGTTCGTCCTTGGCCAGCTTGGCCATGGTGAAGGCGCCGGGGATGGTGATCTTGATCGGGCGGTCCGTATGGGCGCGCAGGAACGCCACGTCGCGCACCTGTACGGGCGTGGTGCGCCGAATTTCGCCAACCACGCGCGGTACGGGCACGGCGACGCCGCGCCGATTGGGCACCATGGCCGGGTTGTCGATGTCGATGCCGTCCAATGCGTTGGCGAAGCGGTTGAAATAACTTTCGCGGCGGATTTCCCCGTCGGACAGAATGTCGATCCCGGCCCGTTCCTGATCGTGGATGGCGGTCAGGGTGGCGTCGTCCTGGGCTTCGTCCAGTTCTTCCGCCGCCACCTTCCACACGTCCTTCATGCGCACGCGCGGCGGCGCGGAGCCCAGCATCTTGTTCTTGTCGACCAGCCAGGCCGGCTGCGGGTAGCTGCCGACCAGCGTCGTCGGGATCAGTTTCTCGGTCATGGGTGTCCTCCTCCTGGCGTTTCTTCGTTGTGGGCCCAGCCTAGACCAGCCGGCTTTCCTCGACGATCTCGGAATGCAGGGTCTTGTGGACCGGGCATTTGTCGGCGATTTCCAGAAGCTTCGCTTTCTGTTCGTCGCTCAGATCGCCTTCGAAATGAAGATCGCGGACGATTCGGTCCAGCTTGCCCACCTTGGTTTCGCAATCGGTGCAATCCTCGGCATGGATCTTGTCGTGCGTCAGGGTGACACGGACCTTGGTCAACGGCAGTTTCTTCAAATCCGCGTACATGCGGATGGTCATGGCCGTGCACGCACCCAGCGCCGTCAGCAGGAAGTCATAGGGCCCGGGCCCCGTATCGGTGCCGCCCACGTCCACGGGCTCGTCGGCCAGCAGGACATGCCGCCCGCCCACGGAAACCGCGTTCTGGAACCTGCCCTGGCCGGTTTCCTCGACCACCACGGTGCCCGCCTCGGCCTGGGGCGCGATGCGCGACGCCGGCGCGTCTTCCAGACAGACATAGCGGCGCGCCCAGGCGGCGATCACGCCAGCCACGTATTCCGCGTCTTCCTTGCGGCTCAAAAGATGGTCGGCGTCGTCCAGGGACACGAAGCTTTTCGGATGCTTGGCCGCACCGTAAATGGCCGCGGCGTTGTCGATGCCGACGGTGGCGTCGACCGGCGAATGAAAGATCAAGAGCGCCTTTTTCAGGTCGGCCACGGCGGCCGCGACGTTCTGCGCCCGAATGTCGTCCAGGAACTGTTTCTTGATGCGGAAGGGCCGCCCGACCAGCAGCACCTCAGCCTCGCCCTTGGCCTCGATCTCCTCGATCGACTCCTGGAAGTTATGGGCGACATGGGCGACATCCGCCGGGGCGCCGATGGTGATGACGGCCTTGGCCTCCGGCACCTTGGCCGCCGCCACCAGGACCGCGGCCCCGCCCAAGGAGTGCCCCAGCAGCATGGCCGGCGCTTCCAGATTGTCCCGCATCCAGTCCGCCGCCGCGACCAGATCGCCAACGTTGGAGGAAAAGTTGGTGTTGGCGAAGTCGCCTTCGCTGGCACCCAGGCCGGTGAAGTCGAAGCGCAGCACGGCGATGCCGTTTTCCGTCAGCGACCGCGCCACCCGCGACGCGGCGAACACGTCCTTGGTGCAGGAAAAGCAATGCGCCCAAAGCGCATAGGCCCGGGGCGGGCCGTCCGGCAGGTCCAATCGCGCGGCCAGGGTCTCGCCCAAAGCGCCCGGGAAGGAAACCTTTTCGCTTGTCGTCATGGCGGCCGCCTTTCATCAGGGTGACGTCGTTGATATGAAACCCAAGATGACCATACTACCGCCACGGCATGAAAGGGCGATATCCGATGGACAGTGACGATCTAGAGATATTGGCGCGGCGCCAAGTGTTCCAGGGATATTTCCGCCTGGAGGAATGGCGCATCCGCCACCGTTTGTTCGCCGGCGGCTGGAGCAACGAGTTCACCCGTGAATGCCTGGAACGCGGTCATGCCGTCGCCGTCCTGCCCTACGACCCCGTCCGCGACGAAGTCGTCTTGATCGAACAGTTCCGCGTGGGTGCGGCGGCCAGTGCGCCGTCGCCCAATTGGGACGGCGCCCCGCCCTCCCCCTGGCTGATCGAAATCGTCGCCGGCATCGTCGAGGACGGCGAACATCCCGACGAGGTCGCGGCGCGCGAGACCATGGAGGAATGCGGGCGTGACCTTCTCGCCCTCAAGCAGATCACCAACTATCTGGTGACGCCCGGCTGCTCGTCGGAAACCATCCGGCTTTATCTGGGCCGCGTCGACGCCGCGGATGCCGGCGGCATCCATGGCCTGGACCACGAGAACGAGGACATCCGGGTGTTCACGGTCCCGGCGGAGGACGCCTTCAAGATGGTCGCCGACGGCACCATCAACAACGGCACGATCATCATCTGCCTGCAATGGCTGCAACTGAATCGGGAAGACGTGCGCCGGGAGTGGACATGAACGGCCGCCCTATTCCTTGAACCAGCTTGGGTTGCGCTTTTCGAGAAACGCGGTAAGCCCCTCGCTGGCTTCGGCCGACTGGCGTTTTTCCGAATGCAGGCGGGCCAGATCCTCGGCCGTCGCCTCGTCAATGCTGGTTTCCGCAAGTTCCAGTATCTTGGCCTTGGTCTGAGCCACGGCGTCGGGGCCGCTGCGCAGGAAGGCCTCGATCGTCTTTTCCGCCGTGCGTTCAAGCTGCATGGGGGGGGCGACTTCGTGGACCAGCCCCATGTTGTTGGCCTGGTCGGCGGAAAAGCGTTCGGCGGTCAGGGCGTAGCGGCGCACGTTGCGCGAGCCCATGGCGGCGATCAACTGCGGCAGGATCGGTTGCGGGATCAGGCCCCAGCGGACCTCGGAAATGGAGAACGTGGCGTCGGACGCGGCGATCACCACGTCGCAGGCGGCGATCACGCCGGTGCCGCCGCCGACGCAGAACCCCTGCACCACGGCCACGGTCGGTTTCGGGCAGATATCCAGCAGCCGCACGACGGCTTCGGTGTCGCGCGATGCTTGCAGATTCTGTTCCGGCCCCTCGCCGGCCACTCGTTTCAGCCACTTCAGGTTGGCGCCCGCCTGGAAATGTTTGCCGGCCCCCCGCAGGACGACCAAGCGCACCCGGTCATCAACGGACAGGGATTTCACCCCGTTCAGCAACGCCGCGATCATTTCATCGTCGTAGGCGTTGTTGACGTCCGGACGGTTCAGCGTGACCGTCGCGACGCCCCTGGCGTCAATTTCAAGAAGGACGGGTTCGTCGGCCATGATTGTTCTCCATTCGCTCTTATTTTCGCACGTGTCCCGGCGGGCGGGGAGAATAGCGTCTACCACGCGTCCGACGGAACAGGAAATCCGCGCGAAATCCAAAGCCCGCGCCTTGATCGCCCCCGCGGGCACGGTTATGTTGCCGCAAACCCCAACAAACGTAAGCTGACGAACCTCTAGGGACGGAACTCAAATACATGAACATCAAGAAGGGCCTGGTGGACGCCATCGGGAACACGCCGCTTATTCGCCTCAACAAGCTGTCCGAGGCGACGGGCTGTGAAATCCTGGGCAAGGCCGAATTTCTCAACCCCGGCCAATCCGTCAAGGACCGCCCCGCCCGCCACATGATCCTGGAGGCCGAAAAGCGCGGCGACCTGAAGCCCGGCGGCCTGATCGTCGAGGGCACGGCCGGCAACACGGGCATCGGCCTGGCCCTGGTCGCCAACGCGCGGGGTTACCGCACCACCATCGTCATTCCGGAAACCCAGAGCCAGGAAAAGAAGGACATGCTGCGCCTGTGCGGCGCCAAGCTGGTCGAAGTTCCGGCCCTGCCCTATTCCGACCCCAACAACTATCAGCACATCGCCCGCCGCATGGCGGAGGAACTGGCCGCGACGGAACAGAACGGCGTGCTGTTCGCCGACCAGTGGAACAACCTGGACAACCGCCGCGCCCATTACCATTCCACCGGCCCGGAAATCTGGGAACAGACGGGCGGCAAGATCGACGGCTTCATCTGCGCCGTCGGCACAGGCGGCACCCTGGCCGGGACCTCGACGTTCCTGCGCGAAAAGAACCCGAACATCGTCGTCGGCTGCGCCGACCCCAAAGGGGCGGCCATGTACCACCTGTTCAAGGACGGCGAGGCCAAGGCGACCGAGGGCGGCTCGATCACCGAGGGCATCGGTCTCGGCCGCGTCACGGCGATCATCGAGGACCTGAAGGTCGAACAGCCCTATTCCATCGACGACCAGGAAGCCGTGCCGCTGATCTTCGACCTGATCAAGGACGAAGGCCTGGTGCTCGGCGGATCGTCCGGCATCAACGTCGCGGGGGCCGTGCGCCTGGCCAAGGAACTGGGCCCCGGCAAGACCATCGTCACCATCCTGTGCGACGTCGGCACGCGCTATACGTCGAAGCTGTTCAATCGCGATTTCCTCAAGTCCAAGGGCCTGCCGGTCCCGGACTTCCTGCCCTGATCGACCGGGAAGGAAACCGCTCCATGCCCTATTCGAACCCGCAAGCCCTGGTCTCCACCGATTGGGTCGCCGATCACATGTCGGCGCCCGACGTGCGCATCGTCGATTGCACCTATTACCTGCCCAACGACGGCCGCAACGGACGGGAGGAATACGCCAAGCAGCACCTGGACGGCGCCGTGTTCTTCGACATCGACGACGTCAAGGACCCGGACAATCCCCTGCCCCACATGATCCCGCCGGCGCATGTCTTCTCGGCCAAGGTGCGCAAGCTGGGCCTGGGCGACGGTATCCGCATCGTGTGTTACGACCACAACGGCGGCGGCATGGCGGCCGCCCGCGTGTGGTGGATGTTCCGCCTGTTCGGCCACGGCGACGTCTGCGTGATGGACGGCGGCCTGCCGAAATGGCTGGCGGAAAACCGGCCGGTGACGGATATCGAGCCGACCCCCCGGGAGCGCCATTTCACGCCGCGCGAAAACCACATGATGGTGCGCACGGTGGATCAGGTGCTGGCCAACATCGATGGCAAGCGCGAAGATGTTCTCGACGTGCGCGCCGCCGGCCGCTTTGCCGGCACCTCGCCGGAACCGCGCGCCGGCATGCGCTCCGGCCACATGCCGGGGGCATTGAACCTGCCCTACGGCGACCTGATGGACGCGGACAAGAACTGCACCATGCGCTCGGCCGAGGAAATCAGGGCGCTGGCCGACAAGGCGGGCGTCAACCTCAAGCGCCCGCTGGTCACCAGCTGCGGGTCCGGCGTCACGGCCTGTTACGCGGCCCTGGCGCTTTACCTGATCGGCAAGGAAGACGTCGCCGTCTATGACGGGTCCTGGTCCGAATGGGGGGCCCGGCAGGACACGCCCATCGTTACCTGACCCCGTCTCTCCAGCCCATCCGGACAGCATAACATCCGGCGGACACCAACACATGACGCTGCCGGACTTCACCCCCATCGCCCTTCTGGTCATCATCCTGGGCCTGTTTTCCGGCTCCCTGGTAAAGGGCGTGCTGGGTGCCGGCATTCCCGCCGTCGGCCTGCCGATCATGGTCATGGTCATCGACCCGGCCCAGGCGGTGACCCTGTTCATCGTGCCCGTGGCGATTTCCAATGTCTGGCAGATCATCGAATCCGGGGAATGCCGGGAAGCGGTCCGGCGCTTCTGGCCGTTCCTGGTCCTGCTCATGGGGGGCGTGTGGATCGGCGCGGGCGCCTTGACCAACCTGGACCCGCAGGTCATCGCCCTGGCCCTCGGCTGCGTCGTCATCGCCACGACATGCGCGCAGATATTCACGCCCAACGCCACCTTCCTGCAACGTCACGCCCGCCTGGCCAATCCCGTGGCCGGGGGGCTGATCGGCCTGTGTTCCGGTGCTACCGGGGCCTTCACCCCGGTGATCGTCTATTTCGCGGCGCTGCGCCTGCCCAAAAACCTGTTCGTCGCCCAGATGGCCCTGGCGGCCATGGTCGGCTCCGTGCCGCTGTATCTGCGCCTGATCACCGAAGGCCACATGTCCTGGCCGCAGTTCACGGCCTCGGCCCTGGCCATGGTGCCGGTCGGCATCGGCATCGCCACGGGGTTCTGGATCCGCAAGCGCATCTCCGAAGCGGTGTTCCGCCGCCTGGTGCAGGTCGGCCTGATCCTGCTGGGCCTGATGCTGATCTGGCGGGGGCTGTCTTAGGCGTCGGCCGCAGAGCTTCCGTTCAGACCGCCGCCGGCTGGCGGACCGTGGCCGACAACCCGCCATCGACCACCAGCGACGTGCCCGTGATATAGCCCGCCCGGTCCGAGGCAAGAAACAGCGCCGCCTCGGCGATGTCCCAGGCACTTCCCATCCGCCCCATCGGACAGCTCGCGTCGCGCGCGGCACGCATCTGCGCTTCGTCGCGATCGCCATAGCTTTTGGCCAGCGTCACCCCGATCCGGGGTGTGTCGATCAGCCCGGCAATGATGGAGTTCACGCGAATGTTGTCGGGTGCCAGTTCGACCGCCAAGGCCGTCGCGAAGTGACTCGCCGCCGCCTTGGTCGCGCTATAGGCAAGGTGCGGGAACCCGGGATAGCGAATCCCCGCGATCGAGGACGTAATCGTAATCACCCCGGCCCCTTGGGCACGCATGGTCGGGACCGCCGCCTGGGACGCGACATGCAGCGACGTCAGGTTGGCATCACTGATCCGCCGCCATTCGGCGGCCGAGGTTGCGTCCGATGGGCCGCTTTTGCCAAGCCCCACGTTGCAATGCAGGATGTCGAGCCGATCGTGACGGTTGATCACACGGGCCACCAAGGCCTCGACAGACGCATCGTCCAGCACGTCCACTTCGGAGGTTTCCGAACTTCCCCCCGCCTCGGCGATCATGTCGCAGGTCACTTGGGCGGCGGCCAGATCGTTGTCGGCGGCCACCACATGCGCCCCTTCCCGGGCCAGGGCCAGGCAGATCGCCCGGCCGATGCCGATCCCGGGCGCAATCGACCCGGCGCCGATGACCAGGGCCACGCGCCCGCTCAATTCCGGGGTTGCCATGCCGCTCATTGGTCCCTGCCTCTCGGCCGAGAGGAGGTCTTGCGGATGCAAGGGGCCGGCATCGCTGTGCTGGCCGTAAATACCCGGAAGAACGGAACGAAACCGATGATCATGATGTTTTCCCAATGGTCGGAAGAAGGAGGCGGTGCAATGCAGATTACCAAGTCCATGCGACATGGAAACCACCAGGCGGCACCGACTTCGCCACGAGGTTCTGGATTCGAAAGCGCATCTCGGAAGCGGTATTTCGTCGCCTCGTGCAGATCCAGCTGGGCCTGATGCTGATCTGGCCGGGGCTTTTTTCGTTCTGGGAAGGTCGTCCGTAACAGGCGCTTTTAATCCAAGCTGGACGTTCTAACGGCTTTCTATCTCTCCGGCTTAATGGGCAGGGTAAAATGAAATTGCGTGCCTTCACCGGGAACGCTCTCTAACCAAATTTCCCCTCCATACTTCTCAATCATTTCCTTGCAGAGAGGCAGTCCCAGCCCTGTTCCTCGTTCTCCGGCCGTACCAATCGTCGAGGCTTTATGGTCTAGAGCGAAAATCTTATCCATTTGCTCCTTTGAAAGGCCAACGCCTGTGTCGCTCACTGTTACCTGAACCATTCCGTTTGTTTGTTGCGACGAAATCTCAATTTTTCCATTCTTCGGGGTAAATTTTATGGAATTGGAAACGAGATTCCGGATGACCGTTTGAGCCATATCCGGATCGGCAAAGGCTGTGTCGTTATTTATGCTGTTCGTAAGCGAGATATTTTTTCCCATAGCCATGGGCATCAGAACGTCGATGTTTTCCTGAGCTAAATCACGCAATGAGAATGACACTGCCGGTCGATCAAATTTGACCCCTTCCATCTGCAGGCGCGACCATTCGAGAAGGTTTTGTAACAGTTCAAAGACCCGGTCGCCTGCCTCATTCACAGCCTTGGCATATTCAACAAGTTTGTCTTTGCTAAAACTGTCCGCCATTTCGGACATCATATGGGTCATTCCCAGAAGGGAATTGAAGGGGCTTTTCAGATCATGGGAGATGATGGAAAAGAATCTGTTTTTGACGTCGACTTCGTATTCGAGCCGTCTTTTTTGCACCATTAATTCTTCTGTACGCTCTGAAACGGCGTCTTCCAGCCAAGCCCGCTTGGCTTTCTCATCATCCAATAACAACTCCCGGTCTCTCTCCATGGCAGAGAGCATCACGTTCATATGCTCTTGAAGTTGTCTAATTTCGTTATTTTCACTAATCGAAAGGTTAATCCGTTTTCTTGCGTTTTGATCCTGGTGAACCTCATCCACTTGCGACATCAATTCCTTCAAAGGGGCCGCCAAATAACGATCAAAAGCCCATACAAATAAACAAAATAAAATAGATAATTTCACCATAGCCGTAATAACTATCAGTGAAAAACCGAATAAAACTCGATCTAAAACAATTTGCGATGATGAGTAAATTACAAGAAAACCAAGAGGTATTTTTTTATTATTAAACGTCCAGCTCAAATCTGATTTTGTACTGAATATAGATAACGGCGCCGATTCCTGACTGTAAGACCTTTTAGAAATTACTTTTTTTCCATTCGCATCAAAAACATCGACACCTTCGATCACAGGCATCTCGATAAGCCCGGTAGTGAGGGCTT
This window harbors:
- a CDS encoding CopD family protein, encoding MTSAAATALHALAAVVWVGGMFFAYLVLRPAVGGIAPPPERLKLWDRVFGRFFLWVWAAVLILPVSGYAVIALQYGTCAAAPIHVHWMHGIGWVMNALFIYLFFAPYRTFQGAVAAQDWPTGAASLNVIRRIVAINLVLGLITAALGASGRYWAWVPGG
- a CDS encoding uroporphyrinogen decarboxylase family protein, whose amino-acid sequence is MTEKLIPTTLVGSYPQPAWLVDKNKMLGSAPPRVRMKDVWKVAAEELDEAQDDATLTAIHDQERAGIDILSDGEIRRESYFNRFANALDGIDIDNPAMVPNRRGVAVPVPRVVGEIRRTTPVQVRDVAFLRAHTDRPIKITIPGAFTMAKLAKDEHYGDTAALISAYAKAVNEEIRDLKAAGADVIQIDEPYMQANPEEAEKFGVSAINQALDGIEGETVVHLCFGYAYVVKDKPVGYSFLPQLDACSAGAISIEAAQPNLDPAILEKLPSKKILFGVLSLGTEEVETPEMIADRLRGALKHIAPERLIAAPDCGMKYLPRDVAFGKLKAMVDGAAMVRGELG
- a CDS encoding alpha/beta fold hydrolase, whose translation is MTTSEKVSFPGALGETLAARLDLPDGPPRAYALWAHCFSCTKDVFAASRVARSLTENGIAVLRFDFTGLGASEGDFANTNFSSNVGDLVAAADWMRDNLEAPAMLLGHSLGGAAVLVAAAKVPEAKAVITIGAPADVAHVAHNFQESIEEIEAKGEAEVLLVGRPFRIKKQFLDDIRAQNVAAAVADLKKALLIFHSPVDATVGIDNAAAIYGAAKHPKSFVSLDDADHLLSRKEDAEYVAGVIAAWARRYVCLEDAPASRIAPQAEAGTVVVEETGQGRFQNAVSVGGRHVLLADEPVDVGGTDTGPGPYDFLLTALGACTAMTIRMYADLKKLPLTKVRVTLTHDKIHAEDCTDCETKVGKLDRIVRDLHFEGDLSDEQKAKLLEIADKCPVHKTLHSEIVEESRLV
- a CDS encoding NUDIX domain-containing protein — encoded protein: MDSDDLEILARRQVFQGYFRLEEWRIRHRLFAGGWSNEFTRECLERGHAVAVLPYDPVRDEVVLIEQFRVGAAASAPSPNWDGAPPSPWLIEIVAGIVEDGEHPDEVAARETMEECGRDLLALKQITNYLVTPGCSSETIRLYLGRVDAADAGGIHGLDHENEDIRVFTVPAEDAFKMVADGTINNGTIIICLQWLQLNREDVRREWT
- a CDS encoding enoyl-CoA hydratase-related protein; translation: MADEPVLLEIDARGVATVTLNRPDVNNAYDDEMIAALLNGVKSLSVDDRVRLVVLRGAGKHFQAGANLKWLKRVAGEGPEQNLQASRDTEAVVRLLDICPKPTVAVVQGFCVGGGTGVIAACDVVIAASDATFSISEVRWGLIPQPILPQLIAAMGSRNVRRYALTAERFSADQANNMGLVHEVAPPMQLERTAEKTIEAFLRSGPDAVAQTKAKILELAETSIDEATAEDLARLHSEKRQSAEASEGLTAFLEKRNPSWFKE
- a CDS encoding cysteine synthase A, producing MNIKKGLVDAIGNTPLIRLNKLSEATGCEILGKAEFLNPGQSVKDRPARHMILEAEKRGDLKPGGLIVEGTAGNTGIGLALVANARGYRTTIVIPETQSQEKKDMLRLCGAKLVEVPALPYSDPNNYQHIARRMAEELAATEQNGVLFADQWNNLDNRRAHYHSTGPEIWEQTGGKIDGFICAVGTGGTLAGTSTFLREKNPNIVVGCADPKGAAMYHLFKDGEAKATEGGSITEGIGLGRVTAIIEDLKVEQPYSIDDQEAVPLIFDLIKDEGLVLGGSSGINVAGAVRLAKELGPGKTIVTILCDVGTRYTSKLFNRDFLKSKGLPVPDFLP
- the sseA gene encoding 3-mercaptopyruvate sulfurtransferase; the protein is MPYSNPQALVSTDWVADHMSAPDVRIVDCTYYLPNDGRNGREEYAKQHLDGAVFFDIDDVKDPDNPLPHMIPPAHVFSAKVRKLGLGDGIRIVCYDHNGGGMAAARVWWMFRLFGHGDVCVMDGGLPKWLAENRPVTDIEPTPRERHFTPRENHMMVRTVDQVLANIDGKREDVLDVRAAGRFAGTSPEPRAGMRSGHMPGALNLPYGDLMDADKNCTMRSAEEIRALADKAGVNLKRPLVTSCGSGVTACYAALALYLIGKEDVAVYDGSWSEWGARQDTPIVT
- a CDS encoding sulfite exporter TauE/SafE family protein, which translates into the protein MTLPDFTPIALLVIILGLFSGSLVKGVLGAGIPAVGLPIMVMVIDPAQAVTLFIVPVAISNVWQIIESGECREAVRRFWPFLVLLMGGVWIGAGALTNLDPQVIALALGCVVIATTCAQIFTPNATFLQRHARLANPVAGGLIGLCSGATGAFTPVIVYFAALRLPKNLFVAQMALAAMVGSVPLYLRLITEGHMSWPQFTASALAMVPVGIGIATGFWIRKRISEAVFRRLVQVGLILLGLMLIWRGLS
- a CDS encoding SDR family NAD(P)-dependent oxidoreductase; translation: MSGMATPELSGRVALVIGAGSIAPGIGIGRAICLALAREGAHVVAADNDLAAAQVTCDMIAEAGGSSETSEVDVLDDASVEALVARVINRHDRLDILHCNVGLGKSGPSDATSAAEWRRISDANLTSLHVASQAAVPTMRAQGAGVITITSSIAGIRYPGFPHLAYSATKAAASHFATALAVELAPDNIRVNSIIAGLIDTPRIGVTLAKSYGDRDEAQMRAARDASCPMGRMGSAWDIAEAALFLASDRAGYITGTSLVVDGGLSATVRQPAAV
- a CDS encoding HAMP domain-containing sensor histidine kinase; protein product: MKQLEQTVHIPISTSVWQYNQKQLEALTTGLIEMPVIEGVDVFDANGKKVISKRSYSQESAPLSIFSTKSDLSWTFNNKKIPLGFLVIYSSSQIVLDRVLFGFSLIVITAMVKLSILFCLFVWAFDRYLAAPLKELMSQVDEVHQDQNARKRINLSISENNEIRQLQEHMNVMLSAMERDRELLLDDEKAKRAWLEDAVSERTEELMVQKRRLEYEVDVKNRFFSIISHDLKSPFNSLLGMTHMMSEMADSFSKDKLVEYAKAVNEAGDRVFELLQNLLEWSRLQMEGVKFDRPAVSFSLRDLAQENIDVLMPMAMGKNISLTNSINNDTAFADPDMAQTVIRNLVSNSIKFTPKNGKIEISSQQTNGMVQVTVSDTGVGLSKEQMDKIFALDHKASTIGTAGERGTGLGLPLCKEMIEKYGGEIWLESVPGEGTQFHFTLPIKPER